One stretch of Novosphingobium pentaromativorans US6-1 DNA includes these proteins:
- a CDS encoding sensor histidine kinase has product MAVYHGRADLSRHSAVRFFRHRVPINLTGAVIVASVMSTQFLAQPFIWKYFANDEIFAGWILIFRDRLFVAIGIAFALSAAEAFAWRKSNPSLLIAFAAIVCGAFVSEMLLIEIDPQGDRNELPAVIGRTIRWAIAAGAGCAILYLWRQSESIAALNHETEIGRVKAERLFARLRMDALQRQIEPHFLFNTFATIRRLQRSQPEKGRMLLSRFIEFLRGSLDRRSGISTLLGDEILIGSAYLDVCSIRMGGLLRWSIDVPTALHDVDFPRYGLATLLENAIKHGIAPSPDGGVIAVSGRVEGGLLGVTVSDTGVGFSMDHGAGQGLANIREQLALRYGSSASLSLTANRPNGVRATIRLPVGQLE; this is encoded by the coding sequence ATGGCAGTGTATCACGGGCGCGCAGATCTCTCCCGTCATTCCGCCGTCCGGTTCTTTCGGCACCGGGTGCCGATCAATCTGACGGGTGCTGTAATCGTCGCGTCTGTCATGTCGACGCAGTTCCTTGCGCAACCGTTTATCTGGAAATATTTTGCCAACGACGAAATCTTCGCTGGCTGGATTCTGATATTTCGAGACCGGCTTTTCGTAGCTATCGGCATCGCTTTTGCCCTGAGCGCTGCCGAGGCGTTCGCGTGGCGGAAATCCAATCCCAGCCTGCTCATTGCGTTTGCCGCCATTGTCTGCGGCGCATTCGTTTCCGAGATGCTGCTAATCGAGATCGACCCGCAAGGCGACCGCAATGAATTGCCTGCCGTAATCGGACGCACCATCCGCTGGGCCATCGCGGCTGGTGCGGGTTGTGCCATCCTCTACCTTTGGCGTCAGAGCGAATCCATCGCCGCTCTCAATCACGAGACGGAGATTGGTCGAGTCAAGGCCGAGCGTCTATTTGCCCGCTTGAGAATGGATGCCTTGCAGCGCCAGATAGAGCCGCATTTCCTGTTCAACACGTTTGCCACGATTCGAAGGCTACAAAGGTCGCAACCCGAAAAAGGCAGGATGCTTCTATCGCGCTTCATCGAATTCCTGCGCGGCAGTCTGGACCGGAGATCCGGAATATCGACGTTGCTCGGCGACGAAATCCTGATCGGGTCCGCCTATCTGGACGTCTGTTCCATCCGCATGGGAGGGCTGCTCCGCTGGTCAATTGACGTGCCAACGGCTCTGCATGATGTCGATTTTCCCCGTTACGGTCTCGCCACTTTGCTGGAAAATGCCATCAAGCACGGAATCGCGCCATCGCCAGATGGCGGTGTCATTGCGGTATCCGGCAGGGTTGAGGGAGGCCTGCTCGGAGTCACTGTTTCCGATACGGGAGTGGGGTTCTCGATGGATCATGGCGCAGGTCAAGGATTGGCTAATATCCGTGAACAACTGGCCTTGCGCTACGGTTCGTCCGCGTCGCTCTCGCTGACCGCCAACCGGCCCAATGGAGTTCGTGCCACGATCCGTCTTCCCGTGGGGCAGCTGGAGTGA
- a CDS encoding cupin domain-containing protein translates to MTNFPRMRSLRIFAVAAIATFSLALSAQDATKVQPRSYQVVFENDEVRVIRYAALPGMGVCGTGVHSHPRHLTILLTPARVRVTENGKTFVAVNKEGDVFWSEAGRHETENISGRGVRSLIVEFKRPRKS, encoded by the coding sequence ATGACCAATTTTCCGAGAATGAGAAGCTTGCGGATATTCGCGGTGGCAGCAATTGCCACCTTTTCGCTTGCCCTATCCGCGCAAGACGCGACGAAGGTGCAGCCACGCAGTTATCAAGTTGTTTTCGAGAACGACGAGGTTCGCGTGATCCGTTACGCCGCGCTGCCTGGCATGGGGGTATGCGGAACCGGCGTGCACTCCCATCCACGCCACCTCACGATCCTGCTAACCCCGGCACGGGTTCGCGTCACAGAGAATGGAAAGACCTTTGTGGCTGTGAACAAGGAAGGCGACGTCTTCTGGAGCGAGGCGGGCAGACATGAAACCGAGAATATATCCGGCAGGGGTGTTCGCTCGCTGATCGTCGAATTCAAGCGGCCGCGGAAATCATGA
- a CDS encoding LytR/AlgR family response regulator transcription factor yields the protein MNDRRHRHTAVVAEDEDVLREELICHLKQLWPTLKIVGAAGDGIKALSLVERFKPDVVFLDIQMPGLTGIDVARQIDGHCHVVFATAYDEYAVAAFEQGAVDYLMKPYDLARLAQAVERVRTRVDTESPASLEFVLDEISRISAPRKFLQWIKASVGNEIELIFVDDICFFQADTKYTTVATATGDAIIRTSLKQLRNELDPDVFIPIHRSTIVNIRAISKVSRGLDGSMQIQLKDRPERLPVSDANRNIFKMM from the coding sequence ATGAACGATCGCAGACATCGCCATACCGCAGTCGTAGCGGAGGACGAAGACGTCCTGCGAGAGGAGCTGATCTGCCACCTCAAACAATTATGGCCCACGCTCAAGATCGTCGGTGCCGCCGGCGACGGGATCAAGGCGCTTTCATTGGTGGAACGGTTCAAACCTGACGTCGTGTTTCTCGATATCCAGATGCCAGGATTGACCGGAATTGATGTAGCCCGACAAATCGACGGCCACTGTCATGTCGTCTTCGCGACCGCATACGACGAATACGCCGTGGCTGCCTTTGAGCAGGGCGCAGTCGATTACCTCATGAAGCCTTATGACCTGGCCCGTCTCGCTCAGGCAGTGGAGCGGGTCCGCACACGGGTCGATACGGAAAGTCCCGCCTCGCTCGAGTTCGTCCTTGACGAAATATCGCGCATTTCCGCACCAAGGAAATTCCTCCAATGGATCAAGGCGTCGGTAGGAAACGAAATAGAGCTGATCTTTGTGGACGACATCTGTTTTTTTCAGGCCGACACAAAGTACACGACCGTTGCCACAGCCACCGGCGATGCGATCATTCGAACCTCGCTCAAGCAGTTGCGCAACGAACTTGATCCTGACGTCTTCATTCCCATCCATCGATCGACGATCGTCAATATTCGAGCAATCAGCAAAGTAAGCCGCGGCCTTGACGGGAGCATGCAGATCCAGTTGAAGGATCGTCCCGAGCGCCTCCCTGTTAGTGATGCGAATCGTAACATTTTCAAGATGATGTAA
- a CDS encoding MerR family transcriptional regulator → MPLPASLFQGRYTRQQIANAVGIASDLLAYWIREGLLIAAEGEGLGKGKHRFFGFEAVHIAAVLKELGRYGVQTAGLKQVASLLWGVFAFGSKHPDITESDMLRAAYLRRARAKYPARASLAQGEEEASREDYGSFEDWLEHHTDTTEKAFEIEPWLDEKAQLRFALYFDLFAENVFDQEHTRWMFFHEDDQLIAVPEEFYTGPYDLENVPSYIMVDLSLIIKPLWML, encoded by the coding sequence ATGCCTCTTCCAGCCTCCCTCTTCCAAGGTCGCTACACCCGCCAGCAGATCGCAAATGCGGTTGGAATCGCAAGCGATCTTCTCGCCTACTGGATCAGGGAAGGCCTGCTGATCGCGGCCGAAGGCGAAGGGCTTGGCAAAGGCAAGCACAGGTTCTTCGGGTTTGAGGCCGTGCACATCGCGGCAGTGTTGAAGGAACTTGGGCGTTACGGCGTCCAGACGGCCGGGCTGAAGCAGGTGGCGTCGCTTCTATGGGGTGTCTTCGCCTTTGGTTCGAAGCACCCGGACATCACCGAAAGCGACATGCTTCGAGCGGCCTATCTGCGCAGAGCCCGGGCAAAATATCCAGCGCGGGCTTCGCTTGCTCAGGGGGAGGAAGAGGCCTCGAGAGAGGATTACGGCAGTTTCGAGGATTGGCTCGAGCATCATACGGACACGACCGAGAAGGCATTCGAAATCGAACCGTGGCTCGATGAAAAGGCGCAGCTGCGGTTCGCACTCTACTTTGATCTGTTCGCAGAGAATGTCTTCGATCAGGAGCACACACGCTGGATGTTTTTCCATGAGGACGACCAGCTGATTGCTGTTCCTGAGGAATTCTACACTGGACCGTACGATCTGGAAAACGTGCCCAGCTACATCATGGTTGACCTGTCACTGATCATCAAGCCGCTCTGGATGCTCTAG
- a CDS encoding helix-turn-helix transcriptional regulator, translating into MAILRLPAVRARTGLSRATIYRKIQSAEFPRPHPLSQRAVGWLESDIEAWISSCIAGGANDH; encoded by the coding sequence ATGGCGATCCTTCGGCTCCCCGCCGTCAGAGCGCGTACCGGGCTGAGCCGGGCGACCATCTACCGCAAAATCCAAAGTGCCGAGTTTCCCCGACCGCACCCGTTGAGCCAGCGGGCCGTGGGATGGCTGGAATCCGACATTGAAGCCTGGATCTCCAGCTGCATCGCGGGAGGTGCAAATGACCACTGA
- a CDS encoding SDR family NAD(P)-dependent oxidoreductase, with translation MAFATHHGRVALVTGAGKGLGQAICRQLGERGAKVVAVSRNEPTETVAMLKDAGHEVLGLRADVSDPAAVAAVGAEVGKVFGRCDILVNNAGIFPNLKFQDMNFEQWREVLSINLDSLFLMTKAVLPLMKPNGWGRIVNIGSGSSWLAITGITHYAASKMGAVGFTRGLANDLGEYGITVNAVAAGAFRSPGMANNPEELLEMVAQRQAIKRVGEADDIVGTVLFLTSDDSGFVTAQTIMADGGLSRL, from the coding sequence ATGGCATTTGCAACACATCACGGCCGCGTAGCCCTCGTCACGGGTGCTGGCAAAGGGCTGGGCCAGGCGATTTGCCGCCAACTGGGTGAACGAGGTGCCAAAGTCGTCGCCGTCAGTCGAAACGAGCCAACGGAAACGGTGGCCATGCTCAAGGATGCCGGCCACGAGGTTCTGGGTTTGCGCGCCGATGTTTCCGATCCGGCCGCAGTCGCCGCCGTTGGCGCCGAAGTCGGCAAAGTGTTCGGCCGCTGCGATATCCTCGTCAACAACGCCGGGATTTTCCCCAACCTCAAATTTCAAGACATGAATTTCGAGCAATGGCGCGAGGTTCTTTCGATCAATCTGGATTCGCTGTTTCTGATGACCAAGGCGGTCCTGCCCTTGATGAAGCCGAACGGCTGGGGTCGGATCGTCAACATCGGATCCGGCTCGTCCTGGCTGGCGATCACGGGCATTACCCATTACGCGGCGAGCAAGATGGGCGCGGTCGGCTTCACCCGCGGGCTTGCCAACGATCTCGGCGAGTACGGGATCACGGTTAACGCCGTCGCCGCCGGCGCCTTCCGCTCTCCGGGCATGGCGAACAATCCCGAGGAGCTTCTCGAGATGGTCGCCCAGCGCCAGGCAATCAAGAGAGTGGGTGAGGCGGACGACATCGTGGGCACCGTCCTGTTCCTGACGAGTGACGATTCCGGCTTCGTCACCGCCCAGACCATCATGGCCGATGGCGGTCTCAGCAGACTGTGA
- a CDS encoding type 1 glutamine amidotransferase domain-containing protein — MKVLIVLTSHDRLGETGHKTGFWLEELAAPYYALKQAGAQLTLASPKGGRPPLDPKSNEPDSQTDDTRRFEADAEAMNALAHTVRLADVRAEDFDAVFYPGGHGPLWDLAEDGHSIALIESTLAAQKPVALVCHAPGVLRHVRKSDGRPLVEGRNVTGFTNSEEAAVGLTEVVPFLVENELRAKGGAFSSGPDWHPHVVTDGLLITGQNPASSAATAEALAQTLKAAR, encoded by the coding sequence ATGAAAGTCCTGATCGTCCTCACCTCCCACGATCGGCTCGGCGAGACCGGCCACAAGACCGGCTTCTGGCTCGAGGAACTCGCCGCGCCCTATTACGCGCTCAAGCAGGCCGGCGCGCAGCTGACCCTCGCCTCGCCCAAGGGCGGCCGCCCGCCGCTCGACCCCAAGAGCAACGAGCCCGATTCCCAGACCGACGACACCCGCCGCTTCGAGGCCGATGCCGAGGCCATGAACGCGTTGGCGCATACCGTCAGGCTGGCCGACGTGAGAGCCGAGGACTTCGACGCCGTGTTCTATCCCGGTGGCCACGGCCCGCTGTGGGACCTTGCAGAGGACGGTCATTCGATCGCACTCATCGAAAGCACCCTCGCCGCGCAAAAGCCCGTCGCCCTCGTCTGCCACGCCCCCGGCGTCCTGCGCCACGTGCGCAAGTCCGACGGCCGGCCGCTGGTCGAAGGCCGGAATGTCACCGGCTTCACCAATTCCGAAGAAGCCGCCGTAGGCCTGACCGAAGTGGTCCCGTTCCTCGTCGAGAACGAACTCAGGGCAAAGGGCGGCGCATTCTCGAGCGGTCCCGACTGGCACCCCCACGTTGTAACCGACGGCCTCCTGATCACCGGCCAGAACCCCGCCTCCTCCGCCGCCACCGCAGAAGCACTCGCGCAGACGCTCAAAGCTGCGCGATGA
- a CDS encoding aminotransferase class V-fold PLP-dependent enzyme, with product MGTSHKHLFSRAIEAAPGRLHFAAHSHHLWPDASHDGHLACWQDAAALADRKWDRIMGEVWPEAQRHVAAELNLPDPSTVVFAQNTHDFLVRIVSAHPRRPLRILASDGEFHSFRRQAARWQEAGVIELETVPLAGEDFEDRFITRAQEGDHDLVWISHVMFGTGQIFSGLDRLAELARTEGPWIVVDGYHGFMAAETNLSLVADRLFYLAGGYKYAMSGEGVAIMHAPPGLGERPQITGWYAEIADLSDPSGHVEYAADARRFLGATFDPSGLYRFNAVRAMLAQEGLDTAAISAKTESLKRHLLANIAKTPLAAATLLNPPGPGPQARFLAFAHPSAQLWKATLGREDVIVDVRGDVLRIGFGLYHDESDVDALVDALARLPRT from the coding sequence ATGGGCACCTCTCACAAGCACCTGTTCAGCCGCGCCATCGAGGCTGCGCCCGGCAGGCTGCACTTCGCCGCCCATTCGCACCACTTGTGGCCGGACGCCTCGCATGACGGCCACCTTGCCTGCTGGCAGGACGCAGCCGCCCTTGCCGACCGCAAGTGGGATCGGATCATGGGCGAGGTCTGGCCCGAAGCGCAGCGCCATGTTGCCGCCGAGCTGAACCTGCCCGACCCGTCCACCGTCGTCTTTGCGCAGAACACGCACGATTTCCTCGTGCGCATCGTTTCGGCCCACCCGCGTCGTCCTTTGCGCATTCTGGCCAGCGACGGCGAGTTCCACAGCTTTCGCCGACAGGCCGCGCGCTGGCAGGAAGCCGGCGTGATCGAACTGGAAACGGTGCCCCTCGCCGGAGAGGACTTCGAGGACCGTTTCATTACCCGCGCGCAAGAGGGCGATCACGATCTCGTCTGGATCAGCCATGTCATGTTCGGCACCGGGCAGATCTTCTCCGGACTGGACCGGCTTGCCGAGCTGGCCCGCACCGAAGGGCCATGGATCGTCGTCGATGGCTACCACGGCTTCATGGCGGCCGAGACCAACCTGTCGCTTGTCGCAGACCGGCTGTTCTACCTCGCAGGGGGCTACAAGTACGCCATGTCCGGCGAAGGCGTGGCGATCATGCACGCTCCGCCCGGCCTTGGCGAAAGACCGCAGATTACAGGCTGGTATGCCGAGATCGCCGACTTGTCCGATCCATCGGGCCACGTCGAATATGCCGCCGACGCGCGGCGCTTTCTTGGCGCCACCTTCGATCCATCCGGGCTCTACCGCTTCAACGCGGTGCGCGCGATGCTGGCGCAGGAGGGCCTCGATACCGCGGCGATCAGTGCGAAGACCGAAAGCCTCAAGCGCCACCTTCTCGCAAACATCGCGAAAACCCCGCTTGCCGCAGCCACCCTGCTCAACCCGCCCGGCCCCGGACCGCAAGCGCGCTTCCTTGCGTTCGCGCATCCCAGTGCCCAGCTATGGAAGGCAACGCTCGGCCGCGAGGACGTGATCGTCGATGTCCGAGGCGACGTCCTGCGCATCGGCTTCGGGTTATACCACGATGAAAGCGACGTGGACGCCCTTGTCGACGCCCTCGCCCGGCTGCCGAGAACGTAA
- a CDS encoding tryptophan 2,3-dioxygenase: MTDMTYARYLALDDLLAAQHPVSDEHDELLFIVIHQTKELWLKQILSELHLAIGLVQRDALVEAYKSLARVSRIQSVMTLAWEVLATMTPSDYSTFRPVLGTSSGFQSDQFRTMEFLLGLKQAGHLEFQADRPHARAAMEQALCQPSLWDEANRALARAGFALPPEALERDFSATYEPSPQVEAAWLEVYRDPHRHWDLYQLAEKLVDIDDALSTWRHKHVLTVSRIIGGKPGTGGTSGVPYLASTVTKRAFPELWSLRTSL, translated from the coding sequence ATGACAGACATGACTTACGCGCGCTACCTGGCGCTCGACGATCTTCTCGCCGCCCAGCACCCCGTCTCCGACGAACACGACGAGCTGCTGTTCATCGTCATTCACCAGACCAAGGAACTGTGGCTCAAGCAAATCCTGTCCGAACTGCATCTTGCCATCGGGCTGGTGCAGCGCGACGCCCTGGTCGAAGCCTACAAGAGCCTCGCCCGGGTCAGCCGCATCCAATCGGTGATGACGCTGGCCTGGGAAGTCCTCGCGACGATGACGCCCAGCGACTACTCAACCTTCCGCCCGGTGCTGGGAACCAGTTCGGGCTTCCAGTCCGACCAGTTCCGCACGATGGAGTTCCTGCTCGGCCTCAAGCAGGCGGGGCATCTCGAATTCCAGGCCGACCGGCCCCATGCGCGCGCGGCGATGGAACAGGCGCTGTGTCAGCCGAGCCTGTGGGACGAGGCCAATCGCGCGCTCGCCCGCGCCGGCTTCGCGCTGCCGCCCGAAGCGCTTGAGCGCGATTTCAGCGCGACTTACGAACCCTCGCCCCAGGTCGAGGCGGCATGGCTGGAAGTCTACCGCGATCCGCACCGTCACTGGGACCTCTATCAGCTCGCCGAAAAGCTGGTCGACATCGACGATGCCCTGTCCACCTGGCGCCACAAGCACGTGCTTACGGTCAGCCGCATCATCGGCGGCAAGCCCGGTACCGGCGGGACATCGGGCGTGCCCTATCTCGCCTCGACCGTGACCAAGCGCGCCTTCCCCGAACTCTGGTCGCTCAGGACCAGCCTTTAA
- a CDS encoding elongation factor G, which produces MKATSNGAKVIALVGPTGAGKTSLAEAMLFAAGAITRLGAVKDGNSVGDASPEARSRGGSTELNLMRFGWMEEPFVLLDVPGAPGFSADAEQALAVADLALVVIDPDPVRGPQAEPILRQLEAMDIPRAIFVNRIDQARGSIEELLETLQPLSASALVARQIPIRDGEHIDGFVDLALERAYHYRPGKPSEQIPIPADLEAVETAARFHMLEQLADHDDVLLEQLLLDEVPRLDVIFGDLTRETAQGQAVPVLFGSAINGFGVRRLLKMLRHDTPPMEQAMERLGIGANTAQVFKIMNGSSVGRLALMRLFGGEVREGADWVDESGEAVRAGALFALQGSAANKLQQTDPGDVVGIAKLDDVCAGQRLGMAGNRPEPAEPPAMPPTNCALAIEVRDHKDEVRLSAAIGKLVEEDAGLAWAPDEMTHEMLIRGRTDEHLAVALERLKRRYGVDVSASAPAIPYRETIRKAVTQRGRHKKQSGGHGQFGDVVIEVRPLQRGEGFRFDERITGGAVPRQWIPSVEHGVRDAMESGPLGFEVVDVAVTLVDGSFHTVDSSELAFRLAGRLAMSEALAAAGPYLLEPFAHVAIRVPGSATSRVTSHLASRRGQMLGIVPLEGWSRWDVIEMLLPGAELAGLDGELRSLSQGMAQFVARFDHFAEVNGKLASAIIQSRLEPA; this is translated from the coding sequence ATGAAGGCAACCAGCAACGGCGCGAAAGTCATTGCGCTCGTCGGACCGACGGGCGCAGGCAAGACGAGTCTGGCAGAAGCGATGCTGTTCGCGGCAGGAGCGATTACCAGACTGGGCGCAGTCAAGGACGGCAACAGCGTGGGCGATGCCAGTCCCGAGGCCCGATCCCGAGGCGGATCGACCGAGCTGAACCTCATGCGCTTTGGTTGGATGGAAGAGCCTTTCGTGCTGCTCGACGTCCCCGGCGCGCCCGGCTTTTCCGCCGATGCGGAGCAGGCGCTTGCGGTGGCCGACCTCGCTCTGGTGGTGATCGACCCCGATCCCGTGCGCGGCCCGCAGGCGGAGCCGATCCTGCGCCAGCTCGAGGCGATGGACATTCCGCGGGCGATCTTCGTCAACAGGATCGATCAGGCGCGCGGCAGCATCGAGGAACTGCTGGAAACGCTGCAGCCGCTGAGCGCCTCGGCGCTGGTGGCGCGGCAGATCCCCATCCGCGACGGCGAGCACATCGACGGCTTCGTCGATCTGGCGCTGGAGCGGGCCTATCACTACCGGCCTGGAAAGCCCTCCGAACAGATACCGATTCCCGCCGATCTCGAGGCAGTGGAGACCGCAGCGCGCTTTCACATGCTGGAGCAACTGGCCGATCATGACGACGTTCTCCTCGAGCAACTGCTGCTGGACGAAGTTCCCAGGCTCGATGTCATCTTCGGCGACCTGACCCGCGAAACGGCGCAAGGGCAGGCGGTGCCGGTCCTGTTCGGTTCGGCGATCAACGGGTTCGGCGTGCGGCGTCTGCTCAAGATGCTGCGGCATGACACGCCGCCGATGGAACAGGCGATGGAGCGCCTTGGCATCGGCGCGAACACTGCGCAGGTCTTCAAGATCATGAACGGCAGTTCGGTCGGTCGCCTCGCGCTCATGCGCCTGTTCGGCGGTGAGGTCCGCGAAGGGGCCGACTGGGTGGACGAAAGCGGCGAGGCGGTGCGGGCAGGGGCGCTCTTCGCCCTGCAGGGCAGCGCGGCGAACAAGCTGCAGCAGACCGATCCGGGCGATGTCGTCGGGATCGCCAAGCTCGACGATGTCTGCGCCGGGCAGCGCCTTGGCATGGCGGGGAACAGACCTGAACCTGCGGAGCCCCCGGCGATGCCGCCAACCAATTGTGCGCTCGCCATCGAGGTCAGGGACCACAAGGACGAAGTGCGCCTGTCTGCCGCCATCGGCAAGCTGGTGGAGGAAGATGCCGGACTCGCATGGGCGCCCGACGAAATGACCCATGAAATGCTGATCCGTGGCCGTACGGACGAACACCTCGCGGTCGCGCTCGAGCGGCTCAAGCGCCGTTACGGGGTGGACGTTTCCGCCAGCGCGCCGGCCATTCCCTATCGTGAGACCATCCGCAAGGCGGTGACGCAGCGCGGACGACACAAGAAGCAGTCGGGAGGCCATGGCCAGTTCGGCGACGTTGTGATCGAGGTTCGCCCGCTCCAGCGCGGCGAGGGCTTCCGCTTCGACGAGCGCATTACCGGCGGCGCGGTGCCCAGGCAGTGGATACCCTCGGTCGAACACGGCGTGCGCGATGCGATGGAGAGCGGGCCGCTAGGCTTCGAGGTGGTGGACGTTGCCGTTACCCTGGTCGATGGCTCCTTCCATACCGTCGACAGTTCCGAACTGGCGTTCCGGCTGGCCGGGCGGCTGGCGATGAGCGAGGCACTGGCTGCTGCGGGACCCTATCTGCTCGAACCCTTTGCCCATGTTGCGATCCGCGTCCCGGGCTCGGCGACCTCGCGCGTGACCTCACACCTCGCGAGCCGGCGAGGACAGATGCTCGGCATTGTCCCGCTCGAGGGCTGGTCGCGCTGGGACGTCATCGAAATGCTGCTGCCCGGTGCCGAACTGGCAGGGCTTGACGGCGAGCTGCGTTCGCTCAGTCAGGGCATGGCGCAGTTCGTGGCGCGCTTCGATCACTTTGCCGAAGTCAACGGCAAGCTGGCAAGCGCGATCATACAGAGTCGTCTCGAGCCGGCCTGA
- the hspQ gene encoding heat shock protein HspQ, whose product MNRASFFSPQAGRVIDAPFQTRARFAIGDVVRHKQHDFRGVIFDIDPVFANSEEWYQSIPLELRPSREQPYYHLLAENEDSSYVAYVSQENLLDDADGGPVEHPSVSEIFEDFRNGRYQLRRGLAH is encoded by the coding sequence ATGAACAGAGCGTCCTTCTTTTCGCCACAGGCCGGACGCGTCATCGACGCGCCGTTCCAGACGCGGGCGCGATTCGCGATTGGCGACGTCGTTCGCCACAAGCAACACGACTTCCGCGGCGTCATCTTCGACATCGATCCGGTCTTCGCCAACAGCGAGGAATGGTACCAGTCGATCCCGCTCGAACTGCGGCCCAGCCGCGAGCAGCCATACTATCACCTCCTCGCGGAGAACGAGGATTCCAGCTACGTCGCCTACGTCAGCCAGGAGAACCTTCTGGACGATGCCGACGGCGGGCCGGTGGAGCATCCTTCCGTCTCCGAGATCTTCGAGGATTTCCGCAACGGCCGCTATCAGCTGCGTCGCGGCCTCGCCCACTGA